The following DNA comes from Poecilia reticulata strain Guanapo linkage group LG5, Guppy_female_1.0+MT, whole genome shotgun sequence.
TACTTTTGCCGTTTAGGTTGTTTCATACTCAGTGTTGCCAACTTTTTATCAAGCTAAATAAATCTTGGCTGTCGTAAATATCACCAACACCTACCTTGCTATGGCAGACAAGAATAACATAGCAAAGGTGACAgcctaaaaatatttacaactacaaataagattttaattattcatcttCATACATAAAGTCTGGTTTTGTTTCTAACCTACACAGTTCAATTAGGAACCTAGAAGAAGTCTCCATAAAACAAATCTttctcaccattttttttttttgtcgtggAGCATGCAATCCGCATTACTTGTCTAAATGAAccaaataacaacaaaacaataagaatgtgttttattgtagtgaaatgatttattttaaacagaacatGTCATCCTTTCATCCCGCCCTCGTCATAATGCGATCAGTTATTTTGGTTTAATCGAGGGTCATAATCTTTCATTAAACGCCAGATGTGAGGATCAAACcacagaaaatggaaatgtggTGTAGTTGTATAAATTCTCTAGAAAATGTAAAACGACACAATTAAATTATCTGTGAGATCTGAGAATCTGTGTGATTATTTGTCTCCGCAAGTCATCAGAAAAGCCAGAAACAAACCAATACGTCACGATTAAAGACACGGGTGTGACATGCTTTGTTTCCGTTTGTAGGCGATGATGATATGGCAACATGTAGACGTAAAATGGGGTTAATAGAGGAAAACTGGTTCCTTTTTAACCAagcagtgtttttaaaaaaagttcttaaTCCTGGAAATTTgccacaatatatatatataaaaaaaaaaaagacagttctGTTTTCTGCAAGAGTGTCAAGCCGAATTTCctcattgttttaataaacttgATTTTGATCGCATTTAGTAGCGCACATGAACACGCTGCTCGTTTTCAGATGGCAGTGAAAAGGCTCGACACAACGTAGTCTGCCGCCGCTCCGTCGATGAGGCCCGATCCGTTGTTGTGGATGAACCAGCAGGGAACATTCTCGCCGTTCTTCACGTCTCTTCTGAAGTCTCTCTGCCAGCCTCTGTGTGGATCCAAAAAGACAGGCTGGCATCGCATTCAGACGTTTACGACAACCAGCTCTGCTCTCTTCACTTACCTGGTCACGTTGAGCTGGTGTCCTTTTGCAAACATGGTGGCGTCTGGTTTCTCTGGGGATTCCCCGGGACGCAAATCTGTCACCTCGTACTCAATCCCGTGGTAAAACTGACCTGAAAAACGGGTTAAAGCAAAgcaagcatatttatttttcaaacaacacAAGGTAAGTAAATTTAAATCTGGTCGATATTTCCAGGTTCTAATCTTGTCAgaatcttttttgttattttgaccatttcattttctgcaaataaacactaaacttttgcttgaaatttcagaaacatgtcagtagttcatagaataaaagaacgatgttcattttactcaaaaatatacctataaaaaattaaattggagAAACTGATCagtttaagtggtctcttaatttttttcctgagcTGTATCCATCATGCCGTACCTAGCAAGCCATGAACAGAAGGGGACAGAAGGTGGGTGTCCAGGGTGTAGAAACCCAGGTAGTCCCGGTGGTAGGGGTGCTTCTTCCACACTTTGTGGAGCAGGATCACAAACTTAACGGAGCCCTTTAGTGTTACAGTCAGGCTGCCGTCTTTAGTGACCACAACATCCACGCtgaaacacaacataacaaagACGGTCACAATTGACATAATCTGAAGAACGCTTTCAAAGTTTTCCTTTAGCACAACGGTTTTCCTTTTgatgggaaacaaaaaaaaacaaatgtttggggtttttttacagcagaaacagGTTGAAAAAGATTTGACATGCCCGTTTTTGCTTGGATTAACCCAACTGGACCTACTTCAACACTAGTCTCATGGGAGGAAACAAACAGACATGGGTGACGAAAAACAGGATTTGGTGGAGCTGATCAAACTAATGTCAAACTATAGTTGTTGTTTAAAACATGGAACTAAACCAGGCACAAGTTGCTATAAAGTCAGCAGTTCAAGGAGCTCAGCGTACTCTGAGTTCCTGGCGCTAAAACAGTAAACTGCTTCAACTCACTTGGGTCCTTTGAGAGAGGCTGTATCCGTCCACAGCAGCTTGGCGTCTTGACCGTCCTGCGAAACTGAGATGTACTGAGTGGTCACCTGCAGGCTGACGCCCAAAGTCAGGTGGACGATGCCGAAACGCCAAAAATAAGTGTTAATTTTCCCATCTGGAGGAATCTTCTTGTCTCCTATGATCTGACCGTTGACAAAAACACCTGAGGAGAGATGATGGGAATCAGTGCAGAAAGGATGGAAAGGTCAAACTTTGGAGGGCGGGCTGTTTGAAACTGGTTTGCAGACCTGCTTCTGGATCACGGACCAGATTGAAAATGGTTCCTGGTACGTTGTTGATGTTGAAGCACAGAGAGTCGTTTCTCCCAGGAAGCTCTATAATAAAGTGGGGATCTCCATCCACTGCAGCACAGACAGTGGCAGGATCAATTAAAATAGAGAAAAGGAGTGAGCTTGGGATTTTTTTAAGCTTGGTTCTGTCGTTAATATCTCCAATTATTACAAAACCGAATTAGCTTATCCtagcagctaaagctaacagACGATAGGAGAAAAGACcaagatcaaaacaaacatctgctgcttttaattaaagtttgcattaaaaaatgtcGCTTAGTattaagttacattaaaagtcaattaaaagagTAAAATTTGCATTgaatgtgtcattatttaccaaatggtatttcatgacaacagtcataaggATTCGTacagactccttcatgttcataacatgtattatgtcatgtttatgacagtgtcatgtcagttttatgctccttcaaataaagtgttgcctgAATTTCTCTGTCggtaagaaaacaaatatttcaaacatgaaatcTAAGAAATTGCTACAAATCAACATTTGGACAAACCTTCTTAAGCAATACAACCGTCTTCATCCTTCTTTAACGTCTTCAGGGATGAAATGTACTTACCTAAATACACTGGAGAAGGTAGATACTGTGCTGGGACAGGGATGAAATGCGATGCAACTCCTGAGTATGCTTTACGTTgaaatacaagtaaaataaaatttaaaaattaataaattaccaaaactcagttttttttttatcatcttttatCTTAGAAAAGGATCGTCTCACCCATTGGTCTCAGTCTTTCTGCTTGCTGTCTTTGCTCTGTGAGAAAAGACCAACGGGCAACTTGACACATTTTGTACCAAAATAATCCGGTTAAAGATGTTAATGATGTGTATTATTATCAACATCCTTTCAAATACGTATGCTTCATTCTACGCCAAAAGCTTGACCGGACAAATTGGAGGgaaggaaaactttttttttttaccctcagtCAGTTTGTCCGCGATGAGAGGGCTGTCTGTGCCGTCTTCTGTTTCAGGTTTGGTCACCACCATGGAGGTGAGAGGAGTGACAAAGCTGTACTGCAGAGACATTTCCAGGGCCTTGGCTGTGGCATTGGCCTTTTCATCTGCTGCACCAATCTTACTGTgatgagaagagaaaaaaaactacattcatCTCTGGGGACACAGAACCCATCTCCTTCCTCGATGGAGTGCCGGCTGAGGATTTGCATTTACACTTGTGGGAATTTTTAGCCGAGATTGAACCAGATTCTCTTCTCTTCCTGATTTCTTTTGACTTGAAACACCTCAAACACCCCCAGTTCTTGGTGGTGTGGCATCATGTCactcaaatgttgtgaaaaaactgatcaaaagccagacatcatcatctgggcaTTCCTCCCTTGTTGGAAGGTAATTTTAGTCATCTCAATGTTTTGGAGAAAGTTATAATGAATCCTCCTTACTCTGCTGCTTTAGAAATTGAAGTAGCATTGATGAAAAAATGACTTGGATGGTGTggaaaaaaagctctttttaaCCAGCACATGAAAATGTCTGGTTTCCCTCGTAATGCGCTCAATTTAATTGGAAGAGTTTCCTTGTGAATCTGGACTCGTTGGGGTTGCTACTGACATTCGGAGCAGATTTTACACCAATCGGTCTCAAATTGATGCGTTCGGTACTTCATTTCCTTGTTTCCAATCGCATTTTATACCAGAGGTTGCAACAGACCTTTTCTCCAGGAGCTGTTGGATGGTGAGGTAAGCCCACAGACGCTCGGTGAAATCTCCAAAGATGTAAGTCTCATCCGGGTACATCACGTTCCAGTCAACAACACTGGCCTGACCTTGCACTTTGTAGTCATCTTCAAActacagaggaaagaaaagttaCTCTAAATGGGACAGACGAAGACCCGTCGAAAccctttgacattttgttttgtagtctTTATTTCTTACGCCCTGGCCAAGGACTTCCACCAGAAAGTTGTCCAGGTCGTTGTCTGTCAACCGACCCGCCACCACAATCTCCGAGCCGTTGAACAACTGAGGGAAGTGAGAGGTGGTCACGTAGTCGACTGCATTGTCTGGATATACCAGGTCCACCTCCAACAGCAGCGGGCTGGCCACTTCTTCATAGAAATCCTGCAAAAGATTTCAGGAGAGATTGTAGTTGATTCCATTTTTGCATCGCACCCCAAAAACGTCAGATTCGTTTCAGCCACGCAGAACTCAAAGCGCTCAAACGCTTcacctggagctgcagagttGCGTCCGAAGCTTCAAAGACCCTGCGAGCCAGTCCTTTGTTCTCTTTGCTCATCACATCAAGGAAGTTGTAGTCCACGTCGTTTCCGAATCCAAGACAGAACAGAGACATGTTTCCCCCGATGGCAGAACGCACGTTCTCCTGGATCTTTGGGATGTCAGACACGCCTTCGGATGCACACGCAAAAAATGTTATGATAAATACAAAGTACCATCTCACAATATGATGCCTAGTAAAAGTGTTTGAAGCCCTTTAAGCCgtattacaaccacaagcttctTTGTggtttactgggattttatgtgttagaGCAACTCAACGACTTACAATAGGCAACCTAGATTACTTCACACACAATTAAAACACTCCAGATATAAAGATGTATAttcaatgtaaaacattaaaagaagatagataaaatatataaacaggAGCTACAAAGCAGGTAGAGTGAAGTTGGTCAACATTGATGCTGATTTAGACGGAGTTAAATTAAAAGAGTTATAATCAAGTGGTTTAAAACAAAGCACATTTGTGTGTTgaaacggcccagtcaaagtaggTGTAGCATGACTTGAAAACTGCCACACATTGACAGTCCGCAACTGTTCCGACTGGGTTGTTGATATTTTACAAGGAATTGAGAACGTTTTAGTTTCTAGATATGTGAAGGTTATCGAAACGCATCCAAAAAGACTTCCAGCTCTGCTGGGACACAGGCGACCAAAAGAGGGGGCCGAGAGGGGCCTGGGGCTCCCCTGGAAAAAATTACCCATCTCTAGAGAATCATGCTCAGCTCATACAAAAGGCACACAGTGTCATGTTCTCCTCGACTCTGTGTAAAATCAATATacgtttgtatttatttgtaaagatacataaaaaaaaaactgttatttccttttattttatgcataaaatCTCAGTCTATCTCTTAAAATTTCAAGCCAAATCAGGTTATACAATGCAAATTTGTGAAAAAGGTTTAAGAGATATGAACACTTTTGGAAGCCGCTGTATGAAAACACTTACCAGAGTTTGGCATTCCATCAGTCAGTAAGATGATCATGTCGATGCTTCTCTCAGGGAGCCGGTtctcctgtctgtctctcttcAGCATTTTTACTCCATCCAGCACTGCCTGGTTTATATCAGTAGcttggcaaaataaaacaaaataggcAAACTGTCAATTGTTTTAACTCTGTAATTAAATGCAGGAAGTGTGACACATTAAACTTTTTGTTGTCTTGACCTCCATTGTCTCGGATTGACCTGCCGTAGTTCTTTGCTTCAGCCACGTTTTCTTTGGTCGCTTTGGTGAGAGACTCCTTCCAGGACAGAATGGCGGAGTCAAACTGGATGAGCGCAAAGTGGTCCTCTTCATGGAGGTCCTCCAAAATGGCCACCAGTGCATCTCGGGTCTGCAAAAGTTCTGGGATCAAAACGTACCCCTGCCAGCACTGACGCAACAGCTTTCACGATCACAGTCATGGTCATAAATTTACATAGCCTgatagaagtttttttttttttttttttttttacttggacaTTTTTCAGAGAAGatgtatgattaaaaaaaaccacaaacattctTTCTCATGTGGTCAGTAGTTTGGTGAAGCGACCGCGTTTAGTCTTTTCAAATCAATAATGACACCAGAAACTATCCAAATGACTCTGATCAAAAATTTACATACCCCTTGTGATTTATGACCTTCAAAAGGGAAATCAaaagatttcttaaacatgcatgaaagaatcaaagtagcactccaggtatgtggtttatatatatataatgataCAATAcaatgtaaagcttaaaaaaaaagtcaacttaaaaataagttGACTTCatataacactgcccctttaaacggAGCGATACGCGGCATCAACAGCTGATGTATGTGAGCTTTAAATCAGGTCATTTAGGTAGTTTCTGTTGTCGTTATTAGAGGCACACAGCtgtttgacaaataaaatggcTGCACCAAGAGTCTGAAGAGTTTTCACCTGCACCATCTTTGTGCCGCTCATCGACCCGCTCCTGTCGATAACAAACACCACATTCTTTGGCACCCTGGGCAGGTTAGGGGGCGCAAAGAAGTGCACAAAGTAGCCGTTCACAATCTAGACGGAAACAGTCACAACTTGCATTAAATGGCCGAATATACGCAAGCCAAACAAACGACAAGACTCTGTGATTTGAGTTCATAGCGCACCTGAATGTCCCCGACGCTCTCCTGTCTGTTTACGTCATACTTGATGATGAAATCGCCATCTATCAGCGTCCCGTCGCAGCCTGgacacttcctctgctgctccacgGTTGGAGAGAAGGAGATGTGAGCCTGACGAGAAAAAAGACAAGTGAGACATCTGTGTTGAATGTTAAACAATAAGGAAAAGCGAAAGTCATTCAAAGAGTCAAAACGACAAGTGAAGAGTGAGGCACCTTCTTATCTAGGACTGTTTTCTCCACTAGGGGGAGCAGCTCGTTGGAGAGGAAAGTGGCGTGGGCATCAACGTGAGACAGGCCCTGAGGCTCATAGATGTTGGTCGAAATCTGTTTCCGATACAGAGACGCCGCTGGTGACCACGTTCATCGAATCATAAGGAGGCAgcaggaaatgaaaatgaatcatCTGGCGACTCACCTGGAACTGCTCGACCAGACTTTTGGGTTTGACCCGGATCAGAATCTCATACTGGCCCAGTTTTCTCTGAAGGAGCTCCTCGTAGGTCAAGATGAAAGTCACGTTGCTTTCAGCTGCAATGTTGACCGACACAGAAAACTTCTCCATCTTCCTCCCAGAAGccctgcaataaaaaaaaaacaaaaaacgcacacacacacgcacaggtATCTCTTTCTGCTCCCCAAGGTAGATCAGCAGGCGGCTTGTAAAGAACGTAAGTTTTACAAGAAACTGGTTTGTGTCTCGGTTGACTTACTTGACCAGTCCCGCCGTCTGTCCGGATGAAACGGCCTTCTCATATTGTTTCTTagctttctccttctccttcacaTCTCCGACGTACACCTTCCCTTCAATCTCCCTGAgtagcacaaacacaaaagacaaCACAAGAAATATGTGTTGCTTtgcttcactgcaaaaatacaaaaccttaccaagtaattttcaTCATCTTTCTAGTCTAAATATCTTACTgcacttgaaatatgacaaattaacttacaagtaactttacagCAATTTGTTAATTTGGAGCTCGTTTTAAGTCTATAATTCCTTAATGGTGATGGAAAAAGTCCTTGTActactgacagattatttcattcataacatgacattttctccatgttataagtgaaataatctttcaATGGAACAAGAAATTTTTCTTGACTATTaaggaattaaaacaagctcctacggCTTGCCAAGAAATTGCTCGCAAGTTAGTGTTGCTGAGATATTTAgactagaaaccagaccagaaAAACTTGGTCTGAGATAAAATAGAAACCGAAATCTAGCTTACATGCTGAAATTTGTGATGAAGGCAGACTTCGGGAGCTCCACGTCAAAAAAGATTTCCTTTGACGTGTTGGCTTTGTTCAGGGCCACCGAGGTCATGACGGTGTGGGCGAAGCGGTTCGTCACGGTGCAGTCCACCGTCACGCTGAGCACTTCCCCCTGTGGACGGGAATCAATGAGCAAGGGAGACATGTTatccaaaaattaaatataagcATTCATATTGTTGACATTGGAATGATAAATTATCTTTTGTTTGTTCGCCTGAGAAACTATGTGCAAGAGAGTCTGTGAACTCTTTTGTCAcacgtttcagatttttatgagtaaaaataactgaaaaatcacgtattctttctgtttctcttctctATTGttgtgtgttggtctgtcagaGAAATCCCAATAAATCACATGGAAGTCTGGGGGGAATGGTGAAAGAGTGAGGAAAGATTCAGGTAAATGAATGAATACTTGTACAATGTACTTTGGTATTGACTAAAATGAAGAGTTCCAGTTAGAGCTCTTGTGTGCAGACAAAACTTGGCAAACGGTTTCGCTAATCTTAAGTTGACAAACacagtaaacacaaaaaaaaaaaaactaatttcaaacGACAGTCGCAGTTTTTATCCTCTGTGCGGATTAAGGACAAGAACAAGAACCAGGTAAGTACAACATGAAGTGCAGCTTTCGGAAGCAGGACTAATCATTACTAACTTGAACCAAACTCTTACGTCCAGATGCCGTTTTTACACAAAGTGACGACAAACCGGCACCTTTCTGACACGCTCTGTTCTTCATGAGCTCATCTTTTAACGTGGTTATTTTGGACAGAAGGTTGCTGCAAAATTTCATACAATTTCCACGATGCAGATGCCAAACACATCGCAGCTAGGAAACGGTGTTTAGGAGACATTACGTCACCTCTTACACCCTGGGAGTGTTGTTATGAGTCTGCATCTTCTCACCGAGAATAATGACGACGACCAACTCACTGggttttttccaaaaaatacaattatttgcATTAGTTTTTGCTTTATCTTACATAAATATCTACATTTGCTTAAAGTAGATATTTAAAAGGGACCAAGGCTTTTAGAGAAAACTGTCTTTCatactaaatgtaaaaaataaatacatttagtatttattttttactaaatgtatttatttagtaaaaataaatacatttttactaaataaatagtaaataaatagTCATGTAAAAAGAGCCAGTATTTTTTCAATGTGGAAAGTATTGAAAAAGTACTGGctctttataaaatattaatttccttttaattttttccacattttttatttaacagcgTAAAACATTTAAGGGATTTCAGGCTATAAGAAAGAAGCACAGAATTGTGCAGTGAAGCTAAAGTGATGTAGGTTGTTGATATCTTTTGGTATACATCATGAAATCTGAatagtgtggcatgcatttgtgcTGAGCCCAGGTCAGTCACTCCCTCATTTTGGTCCGAAAACAGCTTCAAATCTTgtatttcttcactttttttcttttccttttttttttttaatgcatctaAAACACGTTCTCCCTGTTCCTCTTCGCAGAACAGCTCAAGTAAATTTTGcttttggtctggactttgactgggccatcccCACACATGAACATCCCTTGATATTTCAAGGCTGgcacacattaaagtttgaggtTGCAACttgaataaatgcagaaaagttAAAGGGTCTCCTGTCGTTGACAGAACACGTAATGAGCTTACCATTGCCTCGTTTGTACTTCTTTTCTGCAACAAAGAGATCAAACAGAGAAACGAGACagaacatttagatttaaacattGCAAAATTGTAACAATTACCTTTCAGCTGAAATTCTTGTATTAATTAGTGCAATAAATTACAACTTATTTCCCCTCCAGACGAACTAAGTTCTGCATGCGTAGGTATGATTCAGTCATAGCAATGTTGATTCAATTACTGAAACTTAATATTATTATATCCACCAACGTAAATGAAATTCTGCATGCTTAAGTACGATTTGGTCAAATGAATACATTATATtcaccaacataaaaaaaaaaactgtttcagccAAGCACCTGAAGCATTTTGGTAGCTCCTGTCATTTCCTGTAACACAAATGTGTTGCCAAAAAAATCAGAGGAGAAAAGAATGTGGGTGATTCATACGCTACTTCAGCttgtaagataaaaaaaaaaaaaaaaNtatatatatatatatagagagagagagatttataTTCCGCATAATAGATAACGCAGACGTTGAAACTAATTCATATAACGTCACCAATCAACTACACCTGAAAGTATCGAGTTACCTCCGGAGCCTCATCGTCCTCGAAGATGACCAGCGCTCCAGATGTTGGGCTGGCAAGCCAGAGGCAGCCGCAGACCCACAGCAGCAGCCGGACACCCAACAGACCAGACATGACGACCAAACTCCCAATAAACACTGACTCGCTTCAGAGCTGAGGGGAGGGAAAAGAAAGTCATCTCTGCTCCGGTAGGAGGGACAGAGGGGCGGGTGAGCTGCCCTTTACTGTTGACCAGGAAGATCTGTTCTCAGAGACCTGGAGGTACAAACGCGGTACTTATAAAGCtgaaagaagaaggagaagaaaaaaaaggtgtgcATATCTGAATGCTTCCACTCAAACCCAACCTGTGCCTAAACtgacatttggcaaaaaaataaaaaaataaatccatgaaACTAGCTAGTAAGCTgtagctgaaaaataaaacatgcactAACAATTGACTTTTAGTGTGAGATAAGTGTGTGATGTAATTAACACATCCATGCCGTGCCACAGTGAGGCGTCTGTGCTGCAGCTCGGTTATGCCTGCAAAAACAAGGTGAGTGAGTGCTATGTTGAAATACTGTGTACTTTGTCCCACCCCCATGTTTTATGTCTGCCAATTTCCGGCACtggaaataaacatcaaacaatTTAAGTCGAAAATATAATCATCACTCTGTGCAAATTACCGCTTAAGACTTTGAGTATCGGTGTGCTTTTTGCACACCTTAAAACATAACCAAACTGTTTTCTCGCCACAGGTCCAAAGCAAGCTCTGTGTGACTTTCGAGCTGGAACTCTGATTTTCTGAGAGCTGTATCTGTATTTGAACTGGCAAAGTGCTCTGTTTTTCATCTGGTGAGTCAGTTTCATGGCACGGTGTGTCTCTGTTGACACTAGTTTCCCAAATTCATTAAGCGGTAAATTTGGGGAAACTCATCCAAATAACACGGCAGAAATAACAGCTGCCGtgttattttacaatttttatggGTTTTACGattgaagcaaaaatgaaactaaaaagaaaaaaataaataaatgaataaatacactTCTGTGTTCCCCTTCGTCACCGGGAATCTCGTCACTGCTGTACGTTCAAGTGCTAAGGCTAATTGTGAGGTTGCTGTCAGGAAAATGTTTCCTCCGTATTGGCAGTGTGTTGCGTGGcacacactgaaacaaaaagggcctttctgctccggagcagGCTCAGTTCACCATTCACCCAACACTCCCACTTACAGCAACATTACCTCAGATAGGCCCACTCGAAGCAACAAACAGACATTATCAACTCTTTTGGCTAATGCTACGGAGTCAAAGTGTGTCTGGCACACTGGTTTGCTATCTAAATCCGAAAGTGCTTGACGAGTTGCTAAGTAGCGTGTTTTTTCTGCGATTCAAACGCCtgtaatgtacatttttagaatGTTACCCCTCTTCTGCTTGAGGATATCTGCGTAGTCTTATCACGAGGTTGGTCAGTCTGCTCTAGCACAGACCTCTACGGTGTCGCATAAACACCAGAGGAGACTATCAAGGTGCTTCTTCCTCACCCCACAACTTATCAAATCTGCCCTCTTTGGCATTCAAGAACAACTGCCTTTAATAGACAGATGGCTCCACAGAATCCTTGGTGCATAACAACCAAAGATTCACATCTGTAGTCCAAACAAGCCTTTCTTTTCTGACCAGAACCTATGAAAGGAAGCCAGAATCCACTATTAGTCAGAGCAGACTTGACAGGTTTGGTCTTCATGCTTAGGCGATAAGATACtttaaaccaggggtccccaaacttttccctgtgagggccacataacttttcctttctctggtggggggggtggagtcagtttgtaacagaaaaagtgtgacgattgcaggagtacctaaatgtaaaaaggtattgttttccagaaagcacaatcaaataaccctctctgggttcttcacagaaaaaatccaggaaggattatagtctgtattttcccaactatgagccgcacgggactataaaccacaactccaaagttttttgttttttttaaaccagtaaacatacacatataagccgcagatatctctgccgctccaggttttccacagcgatgcagcagcagcagaggggggcggacagtCAAAATtggagtcataacaggtcaattgaatatcacatttattacaaaataaaagttgccaagtttagatttaactgaactgattacggtagtttccgaacagtaactgtaacagtaaaagtgctgatccttcgtgtcctagcatgtgctaaatgaaaacgggcactttcttcttctttagatttcaacagcagcttgcatccattattgctgcactactgccatctactggatcctaatatctattcctcaaattctcataatgatcccagtattatttaaaaaacggttaaatagcatttcccctcaatgctatttaactgatcaacaacattctcaaatttcaattccctattaaaacctaattccgttttaataggcgctttcttcttttatttccaattttgacttccaatgattcactttgtaatggtctcgctatggtgtcttgtaccaaaactaaccatcagccaaactcctttcacacgagtctggattaattagttcttcctttatttccatata
Coding sequences within:
- the itih3a.1 gene encoding inter-alpha-trypsin inhibitor heavy chain H3a isoform X1 — its product is MSGLLGVRLLLWVCGCLWLASPTSGALVIFEDDEAPEEMTGATKMLQKRSTNEAMGEVLSVTVDCTVTNRFAHTVMTSVALNKANTSKEIFFDVELPKSAFITNFSMEIEGKVYVGDVKEKEKAKKQYEKAVSSGQTAGLVKASGRKMEKFSVSVNIAAESNVTFILTYEELLQRKLGQYEILIRVKPKSLVEQFQISTNIYEPQGLSHVDAHATFLSNELLPLVEKTVLDKKAHISFSPTVEQQRKCPGCDGTLIDGDFIIKYDVNRQESVGDIQIVNGYFVHFFAPPNLPRVPKNVVFVIDRSGSMSGTKMVQTRDALVAILEDLHEEDHFALIQFDSAILSWKESLTKATKENVAEAKNYGRSIRDNGATDINQAVLDGVKMLKRDRQENRLPERSIDMIILLTDGMPNSGVSDIPKIQENVRSAIGGNMSLFCLGFGNDVDYNFLDVMSKENKGLARRVFEASDATLQLQDFYEEVASPLLLEVDLVYPDNAVDYVTTSHFPQLFNGSEIVVAGRLTDNDLDNFLVEVLGQGFEDDYKVQGQASVVDWNVMYPDETYIFGDFTERLWAYLTIQQLLEKSKIGAADEKANATAKALEMSLQYSFVTPLTSMVVTKPETEDGTDSPLIADKLTEEQRQQAERLRPMAYSGVASHFIPVPAQYLPSPVYLVDGDPHFIIELPGRNDSLCFNINNVPGTIFNLVRDPEAGVFVNGQIIGDKKIPPDGKINTYFWRFGIVHLTLGVSLQVTTQYISVSQDGQDAKLLWTDTASLKGPNVDVVVTKDGSLTVTLKGSVKFVILLHKVWKKHPYHRDYLGFYTLDTHLLSPSVHGLLGQFYHGIEYEVTDLRPGESPEKPDATMFAKGHQLNVTRGWQRDFRRDVKNGENVPCWFIHNNGSGLIDGAAADYVVSSLFTAI
- the itih3a.1 gene encoding inter-alpha-trypsin inhibitor heavy chain H3a isoform X2, whose product is MSGLLGVRLLLWVCGCLWLASPTSGALVIFEDDEAPEKRSTNEAMGEVLSVTVDCTVTNRFAHTVMTSVALNKANTSKEIFFDVELPKSAFITNFSMEIEGKVYVGDVKEKEKAKKQYEKAVSSGQTAGLVKASGRKMEKFSVSVNIAAESNVTFILTYEELLQRKLGQYEILIRVKPKSLVEQFQISTNIYEPQGLSHVDAHATFLSNELLPLVEKTVLDKKAHISFSPTVEQQRKCPGCDGTLIDGDFIIKYDVNRQESVGDIQIVNGYFVHFFAPPNLPRVPKNVVFVIDRSGSMSGTKMVQTRDALVAILEDLHEEDHFALIQFDSAILSWKESLTKATKENVAEAKNYGRSIRDNGATDINQAVLDGVKMLKRDRQENRLPERSIDMIILLTDGMPNSGVSDIPKIQENVRSAIGGNMSLFCLGFGNDVDYNFLDVMSKENKGLARRVFEASDATLQLQDFYEEVASPLLLEVDLVYPDNAVDYVTTSHFPQLFNGSEIVVAGRLTDNDLDNFLVEVLGQGFEDDYKVQGQASVVDWNVMYPDETYIFGDFTERLWAYLTIQQLLEKSKIGAADEKANATAKALEMSLQYSFVTPLTSMVVTKPETEDGTDSPLIADKLTEEQRQQAERLRPMAYSGVASHFIPVPAQYLPSPVYLVDGDPHFIIELPGRNDSLCFNINNVPGTIFNLVRDPEAGVFVNGQIIGDKKIPPDGKINTYFWRFGIVHLTLGVSLQVTTQYISVSQDGQDAKLLWTDTASLKGPNVDVVVTKDGSLTVTLKGSVKFVILLHKVWKKHPYHRDYLGFYTLDTHLLSPSVHGLLGQFYHGIEYEVTDLRPGESPEKPDATMFAKGHQLNVTRGWQRDFRRDVKNGENVPCWFIHNNGSGLIDGAAADYVVSSLFTAI